CAACCGGGAAAAGATATGTGATCTCTTGAATAATACTGAAACAGTCTAGCCGAATCCTGAACTGACTCTAATTTGCAAAATGCTGTAGCTTTAGTTTACATGAGGTCAGGATGTCTGAATTTGTTGCCAAGATTTATCATGCCCAAAAAAACTCAGGCATTTTGAGGAATAACAAATGTTTATTTTAATATTGATCATATTTACTTTAATCGTGGGTTGTGAAAACCTGGCTCTGTTAGGCCCCGAAGAAGCAAATAGAGCCTTCTATCGAAATATTAATTTATCTAACCAGGGAAAAGAAAAATCATTCTATACATTTTTGACATATAACATTCATATGGGATTCAATGCAGGACAAGATTTCCAGGATCCTGATGTTATTGGTGCAACTCAGAAGCACCTTTTAAGACTGGTCGAGTCAATCCAATCGGTTGACGCAGATTTTGTTGCCCTTCAGGAAGTAGCCGATGACAGGAGTAACACAGAGATTAAAAATCAGTTAAAATTCCTGGCAAAAAAACTTAATATGAATTACGCTTATGGAGTGGATGGTGCAGGTAAACCGACAAAAAATCGTATCAGGAACTTGTTTGCAACCGGAGGAGAAGGCAATGCTATTTTATCTAAGTATGAAATAACCGATGTTGAAAACGCGATACTCATTCACAGAATGGGCAAATTGCAGGCAGGTGGCATTAAGGTAGATATTAAGATTTCTGATAGTACGTCTATCACGATTGTAAATGCGCACTTGACGCCGTCCCCTGACTCTTTAGAAGTGAACCTTCAAATAGAGAATGTTTTAGAATTTGCAAACAACCAAACATTTCCAACAGTTATCATGGGTGATTTTAATAAGTTACCGAATTCGATATATATAAAAAGAATCACAGAAAGATTTCTGGACACGTGCGATCAGGTTCAGAATGAAAACTCAGATCTTGTGAAGAGTTATGGAACATTTTTAGGTTGTTTTTTCGCTTGCAGGATTGACTATGTCTTCACTCAACCGGATATTTTTCATGTTATTGACGTTGGCTTGTTAGCCCAAGAGTTTTGGGGATTGTCTGATCATGTGGGATATTATGCTCAAATCCAATTCTGACGAAGTCAAACTTACCGAGTCCAGCGAAAGCTGCCACCCAATGCCTTATATTGGTTAATCCAAGACCGATTTCAATCCTCTCGTCAGATAGTCCGTATCTATTACCCCATTTATCTTGGCAAGAAAGGCATAAACAAATAAATAGGTAATAATCATCCAAAAAAGGAAAGCAGACCGAAATCTTCTTTCGTTAAAACTCGAGTAAGAATTAGAATGGAAACTAGTGTAATGATTCTTGATTGGTTAACCCACCTGCCACCCCCTTGGGGGTTTTGTGGTTTTCAAAATTCTATTGGCTATAAATATTCCACCCCGACACTTCGGGGTTATTGAGCATCTGAAACCTTGGCCTGTGCAATTCTACTATGAGAGTCCGATACTTGAACCCCGTTAGGGTTCTATATTTATAGAAATCAGCGCTTCAAAAAAATCGTCAAACCCCATCGGGGTACTTCCTGGGGCATCCGTCCAAAAATTCACAGATCCTAATTCTCTTTAAAATAACTTGATCATCATTCGTTATTTTCGTAAATCTGTTGACGCACGAATGCTAATGTCTATGATTTTTTTATAATGTGGTCGAAATGGTAAATCGAATTTCTTTCATTCTGGCTTTATTGGGAGTTCTTCTCACCGTTCATCTCTGGATTCAGAAACAGCGTGGTTTTGACCAGGGTTGTCTGGGATTTTCCAAGCCAGAAATTCAGCAAACTGTGTCATCGGAATGCCAGGAAGTCGTTGAAAGCGAGGCCGCAACATTTTTTGGCGTAGACAATATTATCCTTGGCTTCCTTTTTTATGTTTCAGTAGGTGCACTTTGCCTTGGAACCGTTTTTGGCAGCGGCAAAAATATAGCGAGACTTCAGCAAACAACACTTGGTCTGACCGGACTCGGATTTGTTTTCACTCTGTATTTTATTTATGTACAAATTTTTGTTCTCAAAGCGTTTTGCGTGCTTTGTATGACCTCGGCTGTTTTGGTTATCATGCTTTTCGGACTACAGGTTTTTCGGATCATAAAAAAAATAGCCCCAGAGACTTTACAGGAACCCGAGAAAGTTGTCCGGGAGTTAGGGTGGTTTACGCTCATTTCTTTTTTTGCAGGCGCGCTCCTGCTGACTGATTTGATTTTTGTCAACAAGCTTGGTACGGCAAGCCTTTTAAGACCACCGCACTCAAACGAAATTCGCCAGGTAGCGAATGAAGTGATCGCTGAGAGAATTGATGAGCATTTCTTGACGGCGATGGCGCCCTGCTCATACGATGATTCGACACCGTCGATTGAAAAATGGCAGGAGTTGATTTCCCAAACCGATCCGTATATTGGAAATCCGGAATCTCCCGTGACCCTCATTATGCTTTTTGACCCCAACTGTTCACACTGCCGGCAGCTTCACCCGGTTTTAAAAAAGGTAGCAGCTAAATATCGGAACAAAGCGAAGTTCTATTTCAAACCATTCCCGATTTGGAACTATTCAATAACGCAACTCGAAGCCATCTGGCTGGCTGCGGATCAAAGGAAATATCTTGAAATGATCGAGCTGCAGTTTAGGTCGCAGCAATCAGGTGGTTTGTCTGTGGCTAAATTGCGGGAATTGGCAGCTTCCTTAAAGCTTGACCTGCAGGCTTTTGACGAGGGTTTGCAGAACGGAAAATATCGTCAAAAAGTTCTTTCAGATAAAGAACGAACCAATCAATTTGGGATAAACAGCGCGCCCAAAATTCTGCTAAACGGAAGACTCGTGGGTTCAAAAGGGCAGACGATCACTGAAAGTTGTCTTAGCAAATTGATTGAACAAGAGCTCGGTCAGGTAAATGGAAATCCGGGAAAATAAGGAAATGTTGCAGAAAAAAAGTGAAAGCGCCTTGCCTGATTTCTTTTGAAAAAATGGTCTGAAATTAGCCTGAATTCCCAGACCTAACCGCTTGACAATAACGAATTTTTGTCGTACCTTTTCTGATTAATTTTTGAGTGTTTTTTAAGAAATTTCGATTTATGGAGAAGTCGCCAATGTATACTGAGTTGAAAGAAGAATTAGAAAAATTGCATGAGCGAATTACAAGTTTAAAGGTGTATCTTTGACGTCCCTAACCGGGAAAAGTCGATTGCAGATCTTGAAAAGATAACCTCTGCGCCTGGTTTCTGGGACAATCAGGAAAAAGCTCAGGAGGTGATGCGTGAGATCAGCGGGCACAAAGAACAAGTTCAGCAATATAAAGAAGTAGAAACGAAAAAAGCTGATTTGGAGGTTTTGTTAGACCTCGCTAATGAAGAAGAAGACAGCGAGACATTCAAAGAAGTCGAAAATGATCTGAATGAGTTAAAGCAAACCCTTGATGAATTAGAATTTCAAAATATGTTAGGCGGCAAAGATGATCCGAGCAACGCTTTGCTGACCATTCATCCGGGGGCAGGCGGTACTGAATCGCAAGACTGGGCGCAAATGCTCATGCGCATGTACATTCGGTGGATTGAAAATAAGTCTTTTAATTATGCGGTCCTTGATTTGCAGGGAGGCGAGGAAGCCGGTATAAAAAGCGTCACAATAGAAGTTAAGGGAAAATATGCCTATGGATATTTGAAAGCCGAAGCCGGTGTCCATCGTCTGGTACGAATTTCTCCTTTTGACGCCAACTCCCGCCGGCACACCTCTTTTGCTTCGGTCTTTGTTTATCCCGAAATTGATGATAACGTTGAAATCAAAGTCGATCCAAACGATTTGAGAATCGATACCTATCGTGCGAGTGGGGCAGGAGGGCAGCATGTCAACAAGACCGACTCCGCGGTTCGCATCACCCACATCCCGACGGGAATTGTAGCACAATGTCAAAACGAGCGATCGCAGCACAGAAACAAAGAAACCGCAATGAAAATTTTGATGGCGCACCTTTATCAAAAAAAGAAGGAAGAAGAAAACGAGAAGCTTTCCGAGATCGAGAAGAACAAGAAAGACATCGCCTGGGGCAGCCAAATACGTTCTTACGTGTTTCATCCTTACAACATGGTCAAGGACCACCGCACGAGTTATGAAACGGGCAATGTTCAAAGTGTCATGGATGGTAATTTAGATCCGTTTATACACGAATTTTTGATGGCCAGGGACGGCACGGCGAAAAAGCAAGGTAAAGCAGCAGTTTAATGTCATTTAGAGCAACGTGCGCAGAAATTGACTTAAGTGCCATCGCGCATAATTTACAGGAAATTAAAAAGAAAGTTGCTCCCGCCGAAATTATGGCGGTTATAAAAGCCGATGCATATGGGCACGGATTGAAAGAAGTGGCGCGGGTTGCGTTAGAAAATGATGCTAGATATTTGGGTGTGGCGAGGATCGAGGAAGGCATCCAATTACGAAAATATACAACCGCTCCGATTTTGGTTTTCGGCGGATTTTTCGAAAACCGCATAGCAACCTGTTTAGAACATGATTTAGAACTCACTTTATTTGATTTGGAACGAGCAGTTGCTCTTTCTAAAAAAGCACAAGCATTTGGTAACTCCGCGAAGGTGCATATAAAAGTCGACACCGGAATGATGCGAGTTGGTGTTCATTGGCAGGATTCGCTAGATTTTACACGCAGGGTTTCGGAATTAAGGTGTGTGGAGATTGTAGGTATTTATACGCATTTTGCCTCCGCGGATGCAAAGGATAAATCGTTTGCGAAAACACAGTTGCAGCGATTTCAAAAGGTGTTGACAGAGCTGGAAATGAGAAATATTCAGATTCCGCTTAAACACACAGCTAACAGCGGCGCGATTTTAGATTTACCGGAGTCTTATTTTGATATGGTTCGGCCCGGAGTGAGTATGTACGGCTATTATCCGTCATCCGGAACCACGGAAAGCTTGACGCTGCAGCCGGCAATGTCTTTCAAGTCGCAGGTCGTCGCGGTTAAACAGGTCGAAAGTGGAGCAAAAATCAGTTATGACTCGACCTATGAAACAGGGAAGCAAACCAAAATCGTGACCGTTCCTGTGGGGTATGCCGACGGCTATAACCGATTGCTGTCAAATCAGGGTGAGGTGCTCATTCGAGGAAAAAGATATCCGGTAGCTGGGCAAGTTTGCATGGATTTCATAATGGTTGATATTGGATTGGAAAATGATATTCAGACCGGAGATGAAGTCGTGCTTCTTGGCTCTCAAGGAGATGAAGAAATCTCTATTTACGAAATCTGCGAAAAGTTGAATACCATTCCATATGAATTTACCTGTTTGATTTCGAATAGGGTGCCGCGGGTTTATAAAACAAATTGAGTGAATATGAAAACAGCAAAAGAAAAAGTAAAGAAGATACTTGATACCCTTCCTGACGATTCTTCATTTGAGGATATTCAATATCATATTTATGTACGATCTAAAATTGAGCAGGGCTTGAAGGATATAGAAGAAGGCAGTATGCTGTCTCTAGAAGAGGTGGAGCGAAAGATGACCAAAAAAATCATATAATCTTTAAAGGGTTTATTGCAAATGCAAAGAGGCTTTGATGAAATTGTTGAAGAGGTTGACCAGCTTAAAACACGATTGTCTAATTTGGAAAAAAGAGTGGCTGATTTTGACACCTCTGATAAAAAATTAAAACCAAAGGAAGATTGAGTAACTCAGATTCTAAAAAGAGCTAAGATTCGGTCTGTAGAAATGGCAAAAGATATGACAGAAGTTGAGGTCTGGGCTTATTATGACAAGTCTGTTTCTGCGTTGAGAGCAGAATTTAAAAATAGGTAAAATGACTGGGCGAAAAATTCGTGCGGTAATAGATACAAATGTTTCATATCGGCTCATCTTTCAAATAAAGGCGCGTCTTATGAAATAATTAGAAAATGGAGAAAAGAAAATTCTTTTGATGTAATAACGTCGGCCCAAATTCTTAAAGAAATAATAGAAGTATTACTCAGAAAGGGTATTTCCGAAGAAATAATTGAAGATTTTGTGACGGCCCTTGAAACAATTGGTATAGTTGTTGAGGGCGCCTTTGTTGTATATAAAATTGAAAAAGATGTTATCGATAATATATTTTTAGCCGCTGCTTTGGAAGGAAAGACCGTTTATTATTTCTTTAGACAAAGAGGTTTTGAATTTAAAAAACTTCCATGGAATTCAATTATAACTCCAAAACTGTTTTTAGATATTAT
This candidate division KSB1 bacterium DNA region includes the following protein-coding sequences:
- a CDS encoding endonuclease/exonuclease/phosphatase family protein produces the protein MFILILIIFTLIVGCENLALLGPEEANRAFYRNINLSNQGKEKSFYTFLTYNIHMGFNAGQDFQDPDVIGATQKHLLRLVESIQSVDADFVALQEVADDRSNTEIKNQLKFLAKKLNMNYAYGVDGAGKPTKNRIRNLFATGGEGNAILSKYEITDVENAILIHRMGKLQAGGIKVDIKISDSTSITIVNAHLTPSPDSLEVNLQIENVLEFANNQTFPTVIMGDFNKLPNSIYIKRITERFLDTCDQVQNENSDLVKSYGTFLGCFFACRIDYVFTQPDIFHVIDVGLLAQEFWGLSDHVGYYAQIQF
- a CDS encoding vitamin K epoxide reductase family protein, whose translation is MVNRISFILALLGVLLTVHLWIQKQRGFDQGCLGFSKPEIQQTVSSECQEVVESEAATFFGVDNIILGFLFYVSVGALCLGTVFGSGKNIARLQQTTLGLTGLGFVFTLYFIYVQIFVLKAFCVLCMTSAVLVIMLFGLQVFRIIKKIAPETLQEPEKVVRELGWFTLISFFAGALLLTDLIFVNKLGTASLLRPPHSNEIRQVANEVIAERIDEHFLTAMAPCSYDDSTPSIEKWQELISQTDPYIGNPESPVTLIMLFDPNCSHCRQLHPVLKKVAAKYRNKAKFYFKPFPIWNYSITQLEAIWLAADQRKYLEMIELQFRSQQSGGLSVAKLRELAASLKLDLQAFDEGLQNGKYRQKVLSDKERTNQFGINSAPKILLNGRLVGSKGQTITESCLSKLIEQELGQVNGNPGK
- the prfB gene encoding peptide chain release factor 2 (programmed frameshift), translated to MYTELKEELEKLHERITSLKVYLDVPNREKSIADLEKITSAPGFWDNQEKAQEVMREISGHKEQVQQYKEVETKKADLEVLLDLANEEEDSETFKEVENDLNELKQTLDELEFQNMLGGKDDPSNALLTIHPGAGGTESQDWAQMLMRMYIRWIENKSFNYAVLDLQGGEEAGIKSVTIEVKGKYAYGYLKAEAGVHRLVRISPFDANSRRHTSFASVFVYPEIDDNVEIKVDPNDLRIDTYRASGAGGQHVNKTDSAVRITHIPTGIVAQCQNERSQHRNKETAMKILMAHLYQKKKEEENEKLSEIEKNKKDIAWGSQIRSYVFHPYNMVKDHRTSYETGNVQSVMDGNLDPFIHEFLMARDGTAKKQGKAAV
- a CDS encoding alanine racemase, which produces MSFRATCAEIDLSAIAHNLQEIKKKVAPAEIMAVIKADAYGHGLKEVARVALENDARYLGVARIEEGIQLRKYTTAPILVFGGFFENRIATCLEHDLELTLFDLERAVALSKKAQAFGNSAKVHIKVDTGMMRVGVHWQDSLDFTRRVSELRCVEIVGIYTHFASADAKDKSFAKTQLQRFQKVLTELEMRNIQIPLKHTANSGAILDLPESYFDMVRPGVSMYGYYPSSGTTESLTLQPAMSFKSQVVAVKQVESGAKISYDSTYETGKQTKIVTVPVGYADGYNRLLSNQGEVLIRGKRYPVAGQVCMDFIMVDIGLENDIQTGDEVVLLGSQGDEEISIYEICEKLNTIPYEFTCLISNRVPRVYKTN